In one Umezawaea sp. Da 62-37 genomic region, the following are encoded:
- a CDS encoding SDR family NAD(P)-dependent oxidoreductase, with translation MTSSKTFLIAGVGDDLGRAFAERALRAGHRVVAIVRRPEQVAEFEALEPGLAFARVLDIGSATGIEPAIRSVEEDIAPIDFLVAGTDHGESTVDDLRRQRDIYVFGTVAVVKAILPGMRNRGGTIVVVTSDTMPSYQGSKFALMGIMLSLATEVAPFGVRVMMVGPDAFRSAWTDGVLVLESDNGPLALNAAVPESPSR, from the coding sequence GTGACGAGCAGCAAAACCTTCCTGATCGCCGGGGTGGGCGACGATCTCGGCCGCGCGTTCGCCGAGCGGGCCCTGCGCGCGGGCCACCGCGTCGTCGCCATCGTCCGCAGACCCGAACAGGTCGCGGAGTTCGAGGCGCTGGAGCCCGGTCTGGCGTTCGCGCGCGTGCTGGACATCGGTTCGGCCACCGGCATCGAGCCCGCGATCAGGTCGGTCGAGGAGGACATCGCGCCGATCGACTTCCTCGTCGCGGGCACGGACCACGGCGAGTCCACAGTGGACGACCTCCGCAGGCAGCGCGACATCTACGTCTTCGGGACGGTCGCGGTGGTGAAGGCGATCCTGCCCGGCATGAGGAACCGCGGCGGGACCATCGTCGTCGTGACCTCCGACACGATGCCGTCCTACCAGGGCAGCAAGTTCGCCCTGATGGGCATCATGCTGTCCCTGGCCACCGAGGTCGCCCCGTTCGGCGTCCGCGTCATGATGGTCGGACCGGACGCCTTCCGCTCCGCCTGGACGGACGGCGTCCTGGTGCTGGAATCGGACAACGGCCCCCTGGCCCTCAACGCCGCAGTCCCGGAGTCCCCGTCCCGCTGA
- a CDS encoding ABC transporter permease, whose product MSIPFGAATRLVAEREIKVLVRSKGFWIGFAVVLIGLFALTVLPKVFDSPTSVAVVGDSATGTLTDAGFDVKRVDDRAAAEELVRADDVDAAVVPDGPSGVRVIALTEPPTDVLTALVTAPPVDLLDASDVSPGERQLVILVFALVFLMFGMGGAAIAQSTVTEKQTRIVEILVSTIPVRAMLAGKIAGHTLLTLCQVAVLAIAAPIALRIGGQGELLAVVAPALGWFVPFLVLGFVLLASMWAVAGSLVSRQEDLGSSMGLVMILVMGPYFGVMFFSDNATVMGVLSYVPFSAAVAMPVRLFTGSAEVWEALLSMGVLAASVAVIVLLSSRLYAGSLLRTGGKVGLAKAWARAD is encoded by the coding sequence GTGAGCATCCCGTTCGGCGCGGCGACCCGACTGGTCGCCGAACGCGAGATCAAGGTCCTGGTCCGCTCCAAGGGCTTCTGGATCGGCTTCGCCGTCGTCCTCATCGGACTGTTCGCGCTCACCGTGCTGCCCAAGGTGTTCGACAGCCCCACGTCGGTGGCCGTCGTCGGCGACAGCGCCACCGGGACGCTCACCGACGCCGGGTTCGACGTGAAGCGGGTGGACGACCGCGCCGCCGCCGAGGAGCTGGTGCGCGCCGACGACGTGGACGCGGCGGTCGTGCCCGACGGTCCGTCCGGTGTCCGGGTGATCGCCCTGACCGAACCGCCGACCGACGTGCTCACCGCGCTGGTCACCGCGCCACCGGTGGACCTGCTGGACGCCTCCGACGTCAGCCCCGGCGAACGCCAGCTCGTGATCCTGGTGTTCGCGCTGGTGTTCCTCATGTTCGGCATGGGCGGCGCGGCCATCGCGCAGAGCACCGTGACCGAGAAGCAGACCCGGATCGTCGAGATCCTGGTGTCCACCATCCCGGTCCGCGCCATGCTGGCGGGCAAGATCGCCGGGCACACCCTGCTCACCCTCTGCCAGGTGGCCGTCCTGGCCATCGCCGCGCCGATCGCCCTGCGCATCGGCGGCCAGGGCGAACTGCTGGCCGTCGTGGCGCCGGCCCTCGGCTGGTTCGTCCCGTTCCTGGTCCTCGGCTTCGTGCTGCTCGCCTCGATGTGGGCCGTGGCCGGGTCCCTGGTCAGCCGCCAGGAGGACCTGGGCTCCAGCATGGGCCTGGTCATGATCCTGGTCATGGGCCCCTACTTCGGCGTCATGTTCTTCTCCGACAACGCGACCGTCATGGGCGTGCTGTCCTACGTCCCGTTCTCCGCCGCGGTCGCCATGCCGGTCCGCCTGTTCACCGGCTCCGCCGAGGTGTGGGAGGCACTGCTGTCGATGGGCGTGCTCGCCGCCTCGGTCGCCGTGATCGTGCTTCTGTCGAGCAGGCTCTACGCCGGGTCGCTGCTGCGCACCGGCGGCAAGGTCGGCCTCGCCAAGGCGTGGGCGAGGGCGGACTGA
- a CDS encoding ATP-binding cassette domain-containing protein yields the protein MLTVTKISRSFGDHQVLHDVSFDVRPGRMTGFLGANGSGKTTTMRIVLGVLGAHSGTVEWKGEPITAANRPSFGYMPEERGLYPKMGVADQVTWLARLHGLDRATARTNTDRLLDRLGLADRSGDLLESLSLGNQQRVQIAAALVHEPDVLILDEPFSGLDPIAVEVVLDVVRSHAARGVPVLFSSHQLALVEQLCDDVVIISNGEVTARGSRDELRARYGTSRFEVVVDTDAGWLRDQPGVRVVDLDGPRAVFELDEGARDQDVLRAALDRGAVHSFTPVVPTLDEIFKEAS from the coding sequence ATGCTGACAGTCACCAAGATCAGCCGGAGTTTCGGCGACCACCAGGTGCTGCACGACGTGTCGTTCGACGTCCGACCGGGCCGCATGACCGGGTTCCTCGGCGCCAACGGGTCGGGCAAGACCACCACCATGCGCATCGTCCTGGGTGTCCTGGGCGCCCACAGCGGCACGGTGGAGTGGAAGGGCGAGCCGATCACCGCGGCCAACCGGCCGAGTTTCGGGTACATGCCCGAGGAGCGCGGCCTGTACCCGAAGATGGGCGTCGCCGACCAGGTCACCTGGCTGGCCAGGCTGCACGGCCTCGACCGCGCCACCGCGCGCACGAACACCGACCGGCTGCTCGACCGGCTCGGCCTCGCCGACCGGTCCGGTGACCTGCTCGAATCGCTGTCGCTGGGCAACCAGCAGCGGGTGCAGATCGCCGCCGCCCTCGTGCACGAGCCCGACGTGCTGATCCTCGACGAGCCGTTCTCCGGCCTCGACCCCATCGCCGTGGAGGTCGTGCTGGACGTGGTGCGCTCGCACGCCGCCCGCGGCGTCCCGGTGCTGTTCTCCAGCCACCAGCTCGCCCTCGTCGAGCAGCTCTGCGACGACGTCGTGATCATCTCCAACGGCGAGGTGACCGCACGGGGCAGCCGCGACGAGCTGCGCGCCCGCTACGGCACGAGCCGCTTCGAGGTCGTCGTCGACACCGACGCGGGCTGGCTGCGCGACCAGCCGGGCGTCCGCGTCGTCGACCTCGACGGCCCGCGCGCGGTGTTCGAACTGGACGAGGGCGCACGCGACCAGGATGTGCTGCGCGCCGCCCTGGACCGCGGCGCCGTCCACAGCTTCACCCCCGTGGTCCCCACCCTCGACGAGATCTTCAAGGAGGCGTCGTGA
- a CDS encoding response regulator transcription factor produces MTPDPSARPLRVVLADDQDLVRAGFRVILGTEEGIEVVGEAGDGAEAVELVERLEPDVVLMDVQMPRMDGLEATRRILGSDSTAKVVILTTFDREDYLFEALRAGASGFLLKNASPEDLVESVRVVARGDALLSPEVTRRVIARFNTPAGPESGHRPPELTDREYEVLVELAKGASNTEIAHALHLGETTVKTHVSRVLNKLGLRDRTHAVVYAYEQGIVAPGGA; encoded by the coding sequence GTGACCCCCGACCCGTCCGCCAGACCGCTGCGCGTCGTCCTCGCGGACGACCAGGACCTCGTGCGCGCGGGTTTCCGGGTCATCCTCGGGACGGAGGAGGGCATCGAGGTCGTCGGCGAGGCCGGTGACGGCGCCGAGGCCGTGGAGCTGGTCGAGCGGCTCGAACCCGACGTGGTGCTGATGGACGTGCAGATGCCCAGGATGGACGGCCTGGAGGCGACCCGGCGCATCCTGGGCTCCGACAGCACCGCCAAGGTCGTCATCCTGACCACGTTCGACCGCGAGGACTACCTGTTCGAAGCCCTGCGGGCCGGTGCGAGCGGGTTCCTGCTGAAGAACGCCTCGCCGGAGGACCTGGTCGAATCGGTGCGCGTGGTGGCCCGCGGCGACGCGCTGCTCTCGCCCGAGGTCACCCGCCGCGTCATCGCCCGGTTCAACACCCCGGCAGGCCCGGAGTCCGGCCACCGCCCGCCCGAGCTGACCGACCGCGAGTACGAGGTGCTGGTCGAGCTGGCCAAGGGCGCGAGCAACACCGAGATCGCCCACGCGCTGCACCTGGGGGAGACCACGGTGAAGACGCACGTCTCGCGGGTGCTCAACAAGCTCGGCCTGCGCGACCGCACGCACGCCGTCGTCTACGCCTACGAGCAGGGGATCGTCGCGCCCGGCGGGGCCTGA